From the Lolium rigidum isolate FL_2022 chromosome 2, APGP_CSIRO_Lrig_0.1, whole genome shotgun sequence genome, one window contains:
- the LOC124690737 gene encoding inactive histone-lysine N-methyltransferase 2E-like: MRVSFVTFLLRGESAAWWDSYLERRDPDVETGWDDFQALFRRHHIRDGAMDKMREEFRRLTQADMDVETYSRAFTNLARYAGDEISTDERKQDKFRRGLNPTVKFAINLIKCKNFDELVDTAIKAENGRQEFEQSRKHSRDSGSSSTPAMPSQKRRVWFPDTAPPAPRSFHSRPPGFAPRPPTPQFAHRPAQFQHRPAFTPQQHGGFVQQQRPAFGPPQRQFAPRSSSVTCYSCGQPGHTSRTCSQRQQLPPPPPRPSSTQTMVRAPSTGKAFNYNNKPRSATVNNITTEEAEKASDVVLDAGTEEYGEEYDYYPEEDRAGFSSST, translated from the exons ATGCGAGTTTCCTTTGTGACCTTCCTCCTGAGAGGTGAGTCTGCTGCGTGGTGGGACAGCTACCTGGAGAGGAGAGATCCAGATGTTGAGACTGGTTGGGATGACTTCCAGGCACTTTTCAGGCGTCATCACATTCGTGATGGTGCCATGGACAAGATGCGTGAGGAGTTTCGCAGGCTCACACAGGCTGATATGGATGTGGAAACCTACAGCAGAGCCTTCACCAACCTTGCTCGCTATGCAGGTGATGAGATCTCCACCGATGAGAGGAAGCAAGACAAGTTTCGTAGAGGCCTCAACCCTACAGTCAAGTTCGCTATCAACCTGATCAAGTGCAAAAACTTTGATGAGCTTGTTGATACAGCTATCAAGGCTGAGAATGGTAGACAGGAGTTTGAGCAGTCAAGGAAGCACTCTCGTGACAGTGGCTCTTCTTCGACACCAGCTATGCCATCTCAGAAGCGCAGAGTTTGGTTTCCTGACACTGCTCCACCAGCTCCACGGTCTTTCCACTCGAGACCGCCTGGGTTTGCTCCCCGCCCACCCACCCCTCAGTTTGCTCACAGGCCAGCACAGTTTCAGCACAGGCCAGCTTTCACTCCTCAGCAGCACGGAGGTTTTGTTCAGCAGCAGAGGCCAGCCTTTGGTCCTCCTCAGAGACAGTTTGCTCCTCGTTCTTCTTCAGTCACTTGCTACTCTTGTGGTCAGCCCGGGCACACTTCCCGTACTTGTTCTCAGAGGCAGcaacttccaccaccaccacctcgtcCTTCCTCGACTCAGACGATGGTGCGTGCTCCTTCTACAGGCAAGGCTTTCAACTATAACAATAAGCCTAGATCTGCCACTGTCAACAACATCACCACAGAGGAAGCTGAGAAGGCATCAGACGTTGTGCTTG ACGCCGGTACCGAGGAGTACGGCGAGGAGTACGACTACTACCCCGAGGAGGATCGTGCCGGTTTCTCTTCTTCGACTTGA
- the LOC124690736 gene encoding uncharacterized protein LOC124690736 yields MEWRPATKGSQAASRGRCRGAHGWEKTTDSESSLSARLEESSLSARLEEYDIGGVVEGREGLGVCGLPEVGDGQRPSWAGARLLPEVEDGRKPACCMHDAGMEPRPGWATTPSPNLSSHGHLPSSSILLPFLQIKPQTLDFFLCAAPLLLSDSPQKSERDFGRKSSVSSDKTAKKSCRRSPSLPLLFAAARCAERGDGAAVVPSSSSLNRSRSCSRTLPPPRRTWSAAVYANDLRLAPPSSPSSPTSPSTCSSLCHQRRSSRRSWSSFPVSFKGPSPSLQSSTGPAASRLNLHEDAGTEEYGEEYDYYPEEDRAGFSSSDLTGCLQGAHLRPLHLHLWKLGKLC; encoded by the exons ATGGAATGGAGGCCGGCGACGAAGGGGAGCCAGGCGGCCAGCAGAGGTCGGTGTCGCGGCGCGCACGGCTGGGAGAAGACGACGGACTCTGAAAGCTCCTTGTCAGCTCGCCTGGAAGAAAGCTCCTTGTCAGCTCGCCTGGAAGAATACGACATCGGTGGTGTAGTAGAAGGCAGGGAAGGACTGGGCGTGTGTGGTCTGCCGGAGGTAGGGGATGGGCAGAGGCCGAGCTGGGCTGGAGCGCGGCTCCTGCCAGAGGTGGAGGATGGGCGGAAGCCAGCGTGCTGCATGCACGACGCGGGGATGGAGCCGAGGCCGGGCTGGGCCACTACGC CATCTCCTAATCTTTCTTCTCACGGTCACCTGCCCAGCTCCTCTATCCTTCTCCCCTTCCTCCAAATCAAGCCACAAACCCTAGACTTCTTCCTCTGCGCCGCCCCTCTGCTCCTTTCTGATTCTCCACAAAAATCAGAGAGGGACTTCGGGAGAAAGTCTTCAGTTTCATCAGACAAAACCGCTAAGAAATCCTGCCGGAGATCGCCGTCCTTGCCGTTGTTGTTCGCCGCTGCTCGCTGCGCCGAGCGCGGGGATGGAGCCGCCGTGGtgccctcttcctcctcgctgAACCGGAGCCGGAGCTGCTCGAGGACGCTGCCGCCACCAAGACGTACCTGGAGCGCCGCCGTGTACGCCAACGACCTCCGTCTCGCCCCGCCGTCGTCTCCATCCTCCCCAACCTCTCCCTCGACGTG CTCGTCGTTGTGCCACCAGAGGCGCAGCAGCCGTCGATCTTGGTCGAGTTTCCCTGTTTCCTTCAAAGGACCAAGCCCCTCTCTTCAATCATCTACTGGTCCAGCTGCTAGCCGGTTAAATCTGCACGAAG ACGCCGGTACCGAGGAGTACGGCGAGGAGTACGACTACTACCCCGAGGAGGATCGTGCCggtttctcttcttctgacttgacAG GATGCCTCCAAGGCGCGCACCTCCgccccctccacctccacctctggAAATTGGGCAAGCTCTGCTGA